The genomic region TTATTCTAAAAGAGCATAGAATCTAGATGTGAATGTGTGCTTCCTAATGAACCTATGCTTCCATGCAACCTGCTAATCGGGGcaatgggctgctaggtggtgtgctggaggaagacttatcttcctgagttcaaatctggtctcattcACTTaagatctgtgtgaccctgggtaagtcccagCATTTATCCTCCTCtactctcctctttctccatgcTTAAATGTGCTCAGGACATTTTCAGCATGGGCAGGAAGACGATAGACTCTCCAGGGTTATTGGCTGCAGCTGTTTTCTTCTGATCCCCACAGCCCAGATGCTCTGCCTTCTTTGATGTGTTAACATTCTTACCTGTGGTTTGGTTTCTTCCTCATCCTTGTAATAAAACAGCTGGTCCCCACGTAACACAAACCAGCGTTGTTGCCAATTCTTCATGatacttctctgtttctttagcCAGCCAGACTTCAGTGCCCGGTCTGACAGGTTGGGGGAAGCTGGCCTGGCAGGAGGTCCACTTTGTTCTCCCATCACTAGACTTTTTGACCGGGCTAGAAAACAAgaacatatagacatatatatgatgAGGGGAGTTTATTATTTCTAAGGATCTGCTCCATTCAGGTCACACCCATTTCGTCAAGTCTGTCCTAAGAGAGGGACCCATTTTACCAAAAATAAGCTGTATTTCCCTGTTAATCCTCTACTTTTAGGATCTCAGCAAGGGGTGGAGTTGTTTGAAGGCTAGACCAGTGGAGCACAGGCTATTGAACAAGGATGACATTTTAGCCCAATCTTAGCAATGGACAGACTGTGTTATGTTTATTATCTGAGGACCAATACATCTAAGATCAATGAGGCTCATCACCAGAGATAATCAACAAGTGatgatttattatattctttGGCCATGGAAACCTATCCTCTATTAAGCCAGGGGAGTCATTTAATCTGCATCAGAGAACAGGCATCCAACAGGCATGAAATCTTGAATTATCTGAAGTACAGTACTGAATTAAGTTACCAACACATTGCTTGAGAGGCCACACCAtgattatgtgacttgtccaaaattatCAGGAAAAAAGCAAGGAAACTCATGTTTTCATGAAGATGTCATGACATATGTGTTAGAAAACAGGTGTTTCATCACTTTCAGAGTCAGCATCAGGCATGAATGGAGGACAAGGAAAAAAGAGCCTTCCCTAACTGCCCATGGTTGCTGAAAGCTCCCACAACTTAAAATTCATTCTTATAGGTTACACCATTACTGTCCAGAGCAGTGtgctttaaaatgcaaataacctCCATGGGGTAGTGTATCAAATTATTAACACTTTAGTTTGAATTAGTTTATGAAAGAAGAGCAAGGAAGTCATTTGTAAGTCTACAGAATTTTTAACCTggtgtccatgaacttgttttctttaaaatattttcataatgataTCTGAATATAATTACTTTCCTTTGTCACTATGTCTTTAATTTTATGGAATTgagacattattttgagaagtttTCCATAGATTTCTTCTGATGGTCCAAGgagtctatctctccctctcttcctctctccctctctctctctctctctctctctctctttctctctctctctctctgtctctctctctctctgtctctctctctctctctctctctctcacacacacacacacacacacacacacacacacacacacacacagattaagaacccctgtgaGATACAGGACAGGTAAATTTTGATTCAGGATAGAAAGAAGAAGCATGGCTCAGTACTTCAGATGGCCCCAGCAGGATGGCAAAATGAAAACAGGAGTGGTCAACTAGAGTATCATGATGatgggggatggggtggtggCAGGTAGTAGAGAGGTGCCAAGATAGGACTCTAGAATGATCCTGGAAGTAAATGATTAGGCATAAAACACAGAGCGAATTTATGCTTTCTAAACACATTTCCTTCAACTGTCTTCCTTCTGACCAACATAGCCGAAACTACTGTAGACTTCTCTTTGTGTCCTGGATGTGTATGGATTCTCCCCTAGGTTTGGGGCCTATGAGCAGCACTGCTAGGCCTTACAGTTTGGGATATTGGCCTTTTATTTATATTCCCCAATTAAGGCTACATCTGTATGTGGCAACCAAGTCAACCCTCTTTTCATCTTAAAACTGCACATCCGTCAGATCAACCAGGTGATTGTTGGTCGCTTTAACCACTAAGTGGGTTTTTAAGATGACCCCCCAAACTACTATGTggatagattcttttttttttttctgtatggaAATAGCTTTCATGATAGTAGTACATCTGTCTAGTTATGAGTTTCCGGTCTTCACCTAGGTCTTTTCTTGAGGCTATGACCTTGGGAACATAATggttcccctttcttttccttcccttccttctctgtttaTGTCCTGTGGCCTCCATCTGCACTGTGGCAAGTACTTAAAACAGCAATTCACTCTTAGGCCTGTTTTTTTCTGAGCTAAACAGAAACTACATTACAAGCAGTGAGGATTATATGGGCTTAAACTATTTACTGATAAGGCAAACACAAGTACCTTGGATAGATACAGAGGCCAGCTTTGTTTAGCTTTAGAGACAGTTCTTAAACAGGCCAAGGGCCTCAATATCTCTGTCCATCTCCCT from Trichosurus vulpecula isolate mTriVul1 chromosome 8, mTriVul1.pri, whole genome shotgun sequence harbors:
- the LOC118829547 gene encoding rho GTPase-activating protein 22-like, translated to MLSPKIRQARRARSKSLVMGEQSGPPARPASPNLSDRALKSGWLKKQRSIMKNWQQRWFVLRGDQLFYYKDEEETKPQGFIPLQGNQVTELLPNPEEPGKHLFEITPVSV